Proteins encoded by one window of Mesorhizobium sp. INR15:
- a CDS encoding transglutaminase-like cysteine peptidase: protein MKKQKNVLGTTRLKVLVLAIGFAGLAMPAHARPDSKVDLPRESSLEAVMAPPCLGGVSLDRYQPWQPAEAYRTGIVASGYGPAPESGDLDPAMAQDSPGIDPVQTAAIIPGVFGSVALSMRNFPVSARWAPVYQAIVGCSAGSACERKSPAFASMISAAQGKGFLEKLSFINSSVNRLIAYRKDSVVYGKLDYWAKPEEVLAHRAGDCEDFAILKMTALLRAGIPAQSMSLVVLQDRKRGFFHAVLSVSTASGAFILDSLGNKVLRDSDLPDYQPLYSFSTDRAWIHGSRPGAPQVADFRGGLQTVAPGEGLQADIR, encoded by the coding sequence ATGAAAAAACAAAAAAACGTCCTGGGAACGACCAGACTCAAAGTTCTTGTGCTGGCAATCGGCTTCGCGGGGCTGGCGATGCCCGCCCACGCCAGGCCGGATTCCAAGGTTGATCTGCCTCGGGAGAGCTCGCTGGAGGCGGTCATGGCACCGCCTTGTCTCGGCGGTGTTTCCCTGGATAGATACCAGCCTTGGCAGCCCGCCGAGGCTTATCGAACCGGCATTGTCGCGAGCGGCTACGGCCCAGCGCCCGAAAGCGGCGATCTTGACCCGGCAATGGCGCAGGATTCTCCTGGGATCGATCCCGTACAGACGGCAGCGATCATTCCGGGCGTGTTCGGGTCAGTTGCCCTGTCCATGCGCAACTTTCCCGTTTCAGCGCGCTGGGCGCCTGTCTATCAGGCGATAGTCGGCTGCTCGGCGGGCAGCGCCTGCGAGCGCAAGAGCCCGGCCTTTGCCAGCATGATTTCCGCGGCACAAGGCAAGGGCTTCCTAGAGAAACTGTCCTTCATCAACAGCAGTGTCAATCGGCTCATTGCCTACCGGAAGGACAGTGTCGTCTACGGCAAGCTCGACTACTGGGCAAAACCCGAGGAAGTTCTTGCCCATCGAGCCGGCGACTGTGAGGATTTCGCCATTCTGAAGATGACGGCGCTGCTGCGCGCCGGTATCCCGGCACAAAGCATGTCGCTCGTGGTGCTCCAGGACCGCAAGCGAGGTTTCTTTCATGCCGTGCTGTCGGTCAGCACCGCGAGCGGCGCCTTCATTCTCGACAGCCTTGGCAACAAGGTGCTTAGGGATAGCGACCTGCCGGACTACCAGCCGCTGTATTCGTTCAGCACCGATCGGGCATGGATCCATGGATCAAGGCCTGGTGCCCCGCAGGTGGCCGACTTCAGGGGTGGCCTCCAGACCGTGGCGCCGGGCGAGGGATTGCAGGCCGATATCAGGTAA